A window from uncultured Desulfobacter sp. encodes these proteins:
- a CDS encoding transglutaminase family protein — MAIQVALYHKTDYKYDRKIQLGPQVIRLRPAPHCRTPILSYNQTVLPDGHFINWQQDPFSNYLSRLNFQETTDHFSIVVDLVAEMVTINPFDFFLEAYAREYPFKYSSEVKKDLGPFLQKTRVGSKFTSYLSRISRKKENTIDFLVRVNQDLQQAIKYNIRMEPNVQTCEQTLTKLSGSCRDSAWLLVNLLRHLGLASRFVSGYLIQLAADVKSLEGPSGPEEDFTDLHAWVEVFLPGAGWVGLDPTSGLLAGEGHIPLACTPFPKSAAPVSGGLEACEVEFSHTMRVTRIHEDPRSTKPYPEEIWTKIHDLGFRVDEEIQKENITLTMGGEPTFVSATDMDADEWNTGAVGPTKKIKAMELLQRLRGKWAPGSLLHIGQGKWYPGESLPRWALGCYWRKDGQALWNNQSLLADDTKDYGFGPAHAQTLMETITRVLGVDEQYIIPAYEDVFYWLLKEQRLPANVTPKDSRLKDPEERARMARVFEQGIGAVTGFVLPIKKGSWKSCAWDLRAGNLFLTPGDSPMGLRLPLDSLPWISPKKYPHVVEEDPMGIHGPFPDPLTSDEDKERLRLAYEAKDGQFHLPGKPETQTRDDVVSQRLVGLPPDTDETEPVIRTALCIQPREGRLYVFMPPMASASDYFELIAAVEQAAEITNFPVIIEGYTPPFDHRINVLNVTPDPGVIEVNIHPATTWGQMVDVTCDLYEEARQSGLGTEKFMLDGRHSGTGGGNHIVMGGPSPGQSPWLARPDLLRSFLTFWNNHPSLSFLFSGLFMGPTSQSPRIDEARHDTLDELDIAFAELDNQMSSYQSIFLPGSDIGLPCPPWLVDRLFRHLLTDLTGNTHRAEFCIDKLYSPDSASGRLGLLEFRSFEMPPHARMSLAQQLLLRIFMLKFWKTPYKEKLVRWGTTLHDKFMLPFYVWQDFCDVLAILRRDGYDLTPDCFHPHFEFRFPFVGKVCHCGVEMELRTAIEPWHVLGEEPGGGGTARYVDSSLERIEIKVSGLTDNRYKMLCNGRPVPLHPTEVNAQFVAGVRYRAWQPPSCLHPTIGVHTPLVFDLVDTWSMRSVGGCTYHASHPGGRSYDTFPVNSLEAEGRRISRFRDIGHTPGPMDHIPNEPLNPRFPYTLDLRTRP; from the coding sequence ATGGCAATCCAAGTGGCCTTATATCATAAGACCGACTATAAATATGACCGCAAAATCCAGTTAGGCCCCCAGGTGATCCGGCTGCGGCCCGCCCCCCACTGCCGGACCCCTATTTTAAGTTACAACCAGACCGTTTTACCCGATGGCCACTTTATCAACTGGCAGCAGGATCCTTTTTCCAACTACCTGTCCCGGCTCAATTTTCAGGAAACCACCGATCATTTTTCCATTGTGGTGGACCTTGTGGCCGAAATGGTCACCATCAATCCCTTTGATTTTTTTCTGGAAGCGTATGCCCGGGAGTACCCATTTAAATATTCTTCCGAGGTAAAAAAGGACCTGGGGCCGTTTTTACAAAAAACCCGGGTGGGCAGCAAATTCACATCCTATCTTTCCAGGATCAGCCGAAAAAAGGAAAATACCATCGATTTTCTGGTCCGGGTAAACCAGGATCTGCAACAGGCCATCAAATATAACATCCGCATGGAACCCAATGTTCAGACCTGTGAACAGACCCTGACCAAACTATCCGGTTCCTGCAGGGATTCGGCCTGGCTGCTGGTCAATCTCCTGCGCCATCTGGGACTGGCCTCCCGGTTTGTATCCGGTTACCTGATCCAGCTTGCTGCGGATGTCAAATCCCTTGAGGGACCTTCGGGGCCGGAAGAGGATTTTACGGACCTGCATGCCTGGGTGGAGGTCTTTTTACCCGGCGCAGGCTGGGTTGGACTGGACCCCACATCCGGACTTCTGGCCGGAGAGGGCCATATTCCTCTGGCCTGCACCCCGTTTCCAAAAAGCGCAGCACCTGTCTCAGGCGGTCTTGAGGCGTGCGAGGTGGAATTTTCCCACACCATGCGCGTAACCCGCATCCACGAGGATCCCCGCTCCACCAAACCCTATCCCGAAGAGATCTGGACAAAGATACACGACCTGGGATTCCGGGTGGATGAAGAGATTCAAAAAGAGAACATCACCCTGACCATGGGCGGCGAACCCACCTTTGTGTCAGCCACGGACATGGATGCCGATGAATGGAACACGGGTGCAGTGGGACCCACCAAAAAAATCAAAGCCATGGAACTGCTCCAGCGCCTGCGCGGCAAATGGGCCCCGGGCAGCTTGCTGCACATCGGCCAGGGCAAATGGTACCCCGGCGAGTCCCTGCCCCGCTGGGCCCTGGGCTGTTACTGGCGAAAAGACGGCCAAGCCCTTTGGAACAATCAGTCGCTTCTGGCCGATGACACCAAGGATTACGGTTTTGGCCCGGCCCATGCACAAACCCTGATGGAGACCATCACCCGGGTGCTGGGTGTGGATGAACAATATATCATACCCGCCTATGAAGACGTCTTTTATTGGCTGTTAAAAGAACAACGCCTGCCGGCCAACGTTACCCCCAAAGACTCCCGGCTCAAAGACCCCGAGGAGCGTGCCCGCATGGCCCGGGTATTTGAGCAGGGCATCGGTGCGGTCACGGGCTTTGTGCTACCCATTAAAAAAGGGTCTTGGAAAAGCTGCGCCTGGGACCTGCGTGCTGGCAATCTATTCCTAACCCCAGGGGATTCTCCCATGGGCCTTCGTCTGCCCCTGGACAGCCTGCCATGGATCTCGCCCAAAAAATATCCCCATGTGGTGGAAGAGGACCCCATGGGCATCCACGGCCCGTTTCCGGACCCGTTGACCTCGGATGAGGACAAGGAACGGCTGCGTCTGGCATACGAGGCAAAGGACGGCCAATTCCATCTGCCGGGAAAACCTGAAACGCAAACCCGGGACGATGTGGTATCACAGCGCCTTGTCGGGCTCCCCCCGGACACCGACGAGACTGAACCGGTCATTCGAACCGCCCTTTGTATCCAGCCCCGGGAAGGGAGGCTCTATGTGTTCATGCCCCCCATGGCCAGTGCATCGGATTATTTTGAACTCATTGCCGCGGTGGAACAGGCGGCTGAAATCACAAACTTTCCCGTGATCATTGAGGGCTACACCCCGCCCTTTGACCACCGGATCAATGTTCTCAACGTCACTCCGGACCCCGGGGTCATTGAAGTGAACATCCACCCTGCCACCACCTGGGGCCAGATGGTGGACGTCACCTGTGATCTCTACGAAGAGGCAAGACAGTCAGGCCTTGGCACTGAAAAATTTATGCTGGACGGGCGGCATTCGGGCACCGGCGGCGGCAACCACATTGTCATGGGCGGCCCCAGTCCCGGCCAGAGTCCCTGGCTTGCCCGGCCGGACCTGCTGCGCAGCTTTTTAACATTCTGGAATAACCACCCGTCTCTGTCTTTTCTTTTCTCAGGCTTGTTCATGGGGCCCACCAGCCAGTCCCCCCGTATTGATGAGGCGCGCCACGATACCCTGGATGAACTGGACATTGCCTTTGCCGAGCTGGACAATCAGATGTCATCCTATCAATCCATTTTTCTGCCCGGATCGGATATTGGGCTGCCGTGTCCCCCATGGCTTGTGGACCGGTTATTCCGCCACCTGCTAACGGACCTGACCGGCAACACCCACCGGGCAGAGTTCTGCATTGATAAGTTGTACTCCCCGGACTCCGCCTCCGGCCGTCTGGGTCTGCTGGAGTTCAGATCCTTTGAGATGCCGCCCCATGCCAGAATGAGCCTTGCCCAGCAGCTGCTGTTGCGCATATTCATGCTCAAATTCTGGAAAACACCCTACAAAGAAAAGCTGGTGCGGTGGGGCACAACCCTGCACGACAAATTCATGCTCCCCTTTTATGTGTGGCAGGACTTCTGCGATGTGCTGGCTATTTTGCGCCGGGACGGCTATGACCTGACACCGGACTGTTTTCACCCCCACTTTGAGTTCAGGTTCCCCTTTGTGGGCAAAGTGTGTCACTGTGGCGTGGAAATGGAACTGCGCACCGCCATTGAACCCTGGCATGTATTGGGCGAAGAACCCGGCGGCGGCGGCACGGCCAGGTATGTGGACTCCTCTTTGGAACGCATTGAGATCAAAGTCTCCGGCTTGACGGATAACCGTTACAAAATGCTTTGCAACGGCCGACCCGTTCCCCTGCACCCCACGGAGGTCAATGCCCAGTTTGTGGCCGGTGTCCGGTACCGGGCCTGGCAGCCCCCGTCCTGCCTGCACCCCACCATCGGTGTGCATACCCCGCTGGTATTTGATCTGGTGGATACCTGGAGCATGCGGTCCGTGGGCGGCTGCACCTATCATGCATCCCACCCGGGGGGAAGAAGCTACGACACCTTCCCGGTAAACTCCCTGGAAGCCGAAGGCCGTCGGATTTCCCGGTTCAGGGACATTGGCCACACCCCGGGGCCCATGGACCATATTCCCAATGAACCCTTAAACCCAAGGTTTCCATATACGCTGGACCTAAGAACCCGGCCTTAG
- the priA gene encoding primosomal protein N' — MPCMISTNYIEVAVTLPVNQTFTYGLPDRFRADACPGMRVLVPFGRRRITGYILEGKEESGPYKTKDVLNLLDDHPLFPESDIAFFKWVAGYYIYPLGDTIKAAMPAGLACMDVSCAFATVRGAQALEDGELPGEEASVLKLAAAKDGISLKALARRDPAGAAVLRRLEKKELVQVTAVLQKETAGIKTEQFVCLPEQTPHQQIRMSAKRQKILTVVREAGDISLTELKRHVPTAPNLIKPLAEAGWLKVVSRRVFRDPLGEPVTPDTPPELTDEQAAVVQAVQGRSGVFSPCLLVGVTGSGKTEVYMRLVADAVEKGRGAIVLVPEIALISQTERRFRARFGEKIAVIHSMLSQGERLDQWRKISLGKVNIVIGARSAIFAPIRDIGIIIVDEEHDYSYKQESGLRYNARDLAVVRAKMHNCPVVLGSATPSVQSCRNAMTEKFIKLELTRRVNSQTLPEITLVDMKKYQGTWGTDSIITPELGRAIRSCLEKGNQALIFLNRRGFSTFPVCASCGKTLGCPHCDVTMTFHKGADHYKCHLCGHVFNAEIRCPDCGTGKIRNLGFGTEKIESMLKTLFPDARVARMDQDSTAKKGSTLAILRQIRNRTVDIIVGTQMLAKGHDFPAITLVGVLCADLTLSLPDFRASERTFQLLAQVAGRAGRGKDPGHVIMQTFSPDHFTIKAARSQDYLEFFNQETPFRKALMYPPFSRMVQLKISGKNAEKTRDHAQLVADILERFNGQEPKAQILGPIEAAIQKISSRFRWQILIKGPSSGNISRMVSAMVRDPAIQKVKSVSISIDVDPYSLM; from the coding sequence ATGCCTTGCATGATTTCCACGAACTACATTGAGGTCGCTGTTACCCTGCCGGTAAACCAGACCTTTACTTACGGGCTTCCAGACAGGTTCCGGGCGGATGCCTGCCCCGGTATGCGCGTGCTGGTGCCCTTTGGACGGCGCCGGATCACCGGCTATATTCTGGAGGGAAAAGAGGAGAGCGGACCCTATAAAACCAAGGATGTGCTGAATCTGCTGGATGATCACCCCTTGTTTCCAGAATCCGACATTGCGTTTTTCAAATGGGTGGCAGGCTATTACATCTATCCTTTGGGTGACACCATTAAGGCTGCCATGCCGGCGGGTCTCGCCTGCATGGATGTCTCCTGCGCGTTTGCCACGGTGAGAGGTGCACAGGCCCTTGAGGACGGGGAGTTGCCCGGTGAAGAGGCCAGCGTTTTGAAACTGGCTGCTGCCAAGGACGGGATCTCTTTAAAAGCCCTTGCCCGCCGGGACCCTGCCGGGGCGGCTGTGTTGCGTCGGCTTGAAAAAAAAGAGTTGGTTCAGGTCACTGCCGTACTTCAAAAAGAGACCGCAGGGATTAAGACCGAACAATTCGTCTGCCTGCCGGAACAGACACCGCACCAGCAGATCCGGATGTCCGCTAAACGTCAGAAGATTCTGACCGTGGTCCGGGAGGCAGGTGATATCTCGTTGACTGAGCTGAAGCGCCATGTGCCCACCGCACCGAACCTGATTAAACCCCTGGCCGAGGCCGGGTGGCTGAAGGTGGTCAGCCGCCGGGTGTTCAGAGATCCTTTGGGGGAACCGGTGACGCCCGACACCCCGCCGGAACTGACCGATGAACAGGCCGCCGTTGTCCAAGCGGTGCAAGGCCGCTCCGGTGTCTTTTCCCCCTGTCTGCTGGTGGGTGTGACCGGATCGGGCAAAACCGAAGTATATATGCGCCTGGTGGCCGATGCCGTGGAAAAGGGCAGGGGGGCCATTGTGCTGGTGCCCGAAATTGCCCTGATTTCCCAGACCGAACGGCGTTTCAGGGCAAGGTTCGGTGAGAAAATTGCGGTCATTCACTCCATGCTTTCCCAGGGCGAGCGCCTGGATCAGTGGCGCAAAATCAGCCTTGGCAAGGTCAATATCGTTATTGGGGCAAGATCTGCTATTTTTGCACCCATCCGGGACATCGGCATCATCATCGTGGATGAGGAACATGACTACTCCTATAAACAGGAATCGGGCCTGCGGTATAATGCCCGGGACCTTGCCGTGGTCCGGGCAAAAATGCACAACTGCCCTGTGGTGCTGGGCTCGGCCACGCCGTCGGTCCAGTCCTGCCGGAATGCCATGACCGAAAAATTTATCAAGCTGGAATTGACCCGGCGGGTGAACAGTCAAACCCTGCCGGAGATCACCCTGGTGGATATGAAAAAGTACCAGGGCACCTGGGGAACGGACAGTATCATTACCCCGGAGCTTGGCCGGGCCATCCGTTCCTGCCTTGAAAAGGGAAACCAGGCTTTGATCTTCCTAAACCGCCGTGGGTTTTCCACCTTTCCGGTGTGCGCGTCCTGCGGCAAAACCCTGGGCTGTCCCCACTGTGATGTGACCATGACCTTTCATAAGGGGGCGGATCATTATAAGTGCCATTTATGCGGCCATGTGTTTAACGCTGAGATCCGGTGCCCCGACTGCGGTACCGGCAAGATCAGGAATTTGGGGTTCGGAACGGAAAAAATTGAATCCATGCTCAAAACCTTGTTTCCCGATGCCCGGGTGGCCCGGATGGATCAGGATTCCACAGCAAAAAAGGGCAGCACCCTGGCCATCTTGCGCCAGATCCGCAACCGTACCGTGGATATTATTGTGGGTACCCAGATGCTGGCCAAGGGCCACGATTTTCCGGCCATTACGTTGGTGGGGGTGCTTTGTGCGGATTTAACCCTGAGCCTGCCCGATTTCAGGGCCAGTGAACGAACATTTCAGCTGCTGGCACAAGTTGCCGGCAGGGCCGGCCGGGGCAAGGACCCGGGGCATGTGATCATGCAGACTTTTAGTCCGGATCACTTCACCATCAAAGCCGCCCGCAGCCAGGATTATTTAGAATTTTTCAACCAGGAGACCCCTTTTAGAAAGGCGCTGATGTACCCGCCGTTTTCCCGGATGGTCCAGCTTAAAATTTCAGGAAAAAATGCGGAGAAAACCCGCGACCATGCACAGCTTGTGGCAGATATTCTTGAACGATTCAATGGTCAGGAACCCAAAGCCCAGATCCTTGGCCCCATTGAAGCGGCTATCCAGAAAATATCTTCCCGGTTCCGGTGGCAGATCCTGATCAAAGGGCCATCATCGGGAAATATAAGCCGGATGGTCTCTGCCATGGTCCGGGACCCGGCCATACAGAAGGTGAAATCAGTCTCCATTTCCATAGACGTGGATCCCTATTCGTTGATGTAG